The genome window GCACTACCACCAGATCGGCATCCTGCCGGAGCCGGAGAGGGCTGCGAACGGGTACCGTCGCTACGGCGTCCATGACCTCATCCGAGTGCTGCGGATCCGCCGGCTCGTCGCGGTGGGTGTGCCTCTCGAGGAGACGCCGAGGCTGCTCGATGAGCCCGTCGCCGGCGGTTCGTTGGAGGCGAATGCACTGCTGGATCGTCTCGAAGCGGAGCTGATGTCGCAGGAGGTACGCATCGCGGCGCAGCGTGCGGTGATCCGGAGGCTGCGCGGCGAGTCCGGCGCCCTCGACATACCGCCCGAACTCGGCCGGTTCCTCCGCGCAATGTCCGGCATCGCACCATCAAGAGAGGTGGAACGGATCGACCGCGACCAGACAGTGCTGCTGGCGCATCTGGTGGGAGAGTCGGGCTTGCCGCAGCTCGTTGGCTTCCTGGAGCGACTGAGTGCCCCGGAAGTCCTGCCGACTCTGACAGACGTCGCGTCCCGGTTCTATCATTTGGATCAGCACACGAGCGAGTCCCAGCTCGACGGGTTCGTCGAAGATTTCGTCACGTCACTCGATCCGGTGCTGCGTTCCCTCGCTGAGGAGGATTTCGCTCTCGATCTGACGAACGCCACCAGCCTCCTCGCCGAGTATTCTGAGACGACGCTCACGCCGATGCAGCAGCACGCGCTGGCCAGGATCGGCGAACGCCTCGATACGCCCTCGCAGATTTGAGCATCCCTTCCGCCGGTGAAGCTACGAGCGGCCATCGCTGCCTCGAGCTGGTACTTCTTCCTCGATTCGGTCGGATCGGTGTTGCGGGACACGAATGTCGTACGTCCCCTGGCGCCGTAGCGAGCAAGGCGACAATGTCGGTCGGTCGTCAACTCCGGGTCTCGTACCTGGTCAGGAGCACACCATCGGGAAACGTCCGGGTCTCCACCAGGCTCAGGTTCACCCAGTGGTCCAGGGCCGTGAAGAACGGCGTGCCGCCCCCCACCAGGACCGGGTGCGTGACGATCGCGTACTCGTCGATCAGCCCGGCCCGCATGGCCGCCGCGGCGAGGGCTGCGCCGCCGATGTCCATCGGGCCACCCTCCTCGGTCTTGAGCCGGGTGATCTCGGTGACAGCGTCGCCGGCGACCAGGCGGGCGTTCCAGTCGACCGTGCGGGTCGTCGAGGAGAACACCACCTTCGGCATGTCCCGCCAGCGGCGGGCGAACTCGATGTGCGCCGGTGTGGCCCCAGGCTGCTGGTCGGCGGTCGGCCAGTGGGAACTCATCGCCTCCCACAGCTTGCGCCCGTACAGCGCCAGTCCCGTCACACCCACCCGGTCGGACCACCACTGGAACAGCTCGTCGCTCGGCACGCTCCAACCGAGATCGTCGCCGGGCGCGGCAATGTAGCCGTCCAGACTCACGTTCATCCCCCAGGTCAGTTTCCGCATGGCGTCAGTGTCCCGTGAGTCGGTATCCGGCGTACAGTCCAGCATTGCGCGGAAAATTCATCAGGCAGACGCGCCGGGCAGGCCGGCCTGGTCCGCGGTCAGGCCCGCGGTCAGGCGAAGGGCTGAGATGCGGTGTTCAGCGCCCGAAGTTCGGCATCGGTCAGGGTCAGGGAGCCGGAGGCGACCAGTGCGGGAAGCTGTTCGGGAGTGGATGCCGAGGCGATCGGAGCGGTGACCCCCTGGGTTAGCTGCCAGGCCAGGGCCACCGTTGCGGGCTCGACGCCGCGGGATTCGGCCACCCGCACCAACTCCTCCACTACGGCGAATCCGTCCTCGTTGGCATATCCCTCGACCATGTTCTGGCGGGACCTGCCCTCGAGATCGGCGGCTGACCGGTACTTGCCCGTGAGGAAACCGGACGCCAGGGCGAAGTACGGGAAGGTCGCAGCGCCGAACTCACGCGCCACCGGAAGGTAGGCGGATTCGAAATCCTGGCGGTGCACCAGGTTGTACTGCGGCTGGATGGCCACCGGTACCGCGAGACCGTTCGCGGTGGCGTACTCGAACCACTGGCGCATGCGCTGAGGCGAGTAGTTGGACAGCGCGATGTGGCGAACCTTGCCGGAGGCGACCAGCCCGTCGTAGGTGGTGGCCTGATCTTCGATCGAGACGTTCTCGTCGTCATAGTGCGCGTAGTACACGTCGATGTAGTCGGTCTGCAGTCGATCCAGTGACGCCTCCAGGGCCGCCACGACGGAATCATGCTGTTGGTTGTCATAGGGCGCCAGGCCGCCCATCTTCGTCGCCAGGACAACCGTGTCCCGAGTGCCACGGGCGGCGAACCACTCCCCCAGGACCTTTTCCGAATCGCCGCCGGTATGGTCGCCGGCCCAGACCGCATACAGGTCTGCCGTGTCGATCAGGGTGCCGCCGGCCTCGACGAAGGCGTCCAGCACGGCGAAGGAGGCTTCCTGATCCGAGGTCCACCCGAAGGTGTTGCCGCCCAGAACGAGTGGCAGGGTCGTGTACTCGGTGTCCTGGAGAGTGATCGTGGTGGTCTGCAGCATGTTCGAGGAAGTCATCCGATCACCCTATCGGCCGCCCGGACTGCGGTGCCCAACTCTCCACCGCAACGCCTCTGTCCACTAATGTGTCCATCACCGCCTTCAAGGAGCATTGCCATGTTGCTGGAACGGATCTATGACCACGACCTGTCCCAGGCCAGTTACCTGATCGGCTGTCAGAAGACCGGGGAAGCCATCGTGGTGGACCCCCGTCGAGACATCCAGGAGTACCTAGATCTCGCTGCCCGGAACGGGATGCAGATCATCGCCGTGACAGAGACCCACATCCATGCCGACTATCTCTCAGGGTCCCGAGAACTCGCCCACGCGACCGGCGCCACGCTCTGGGTCTCGGCGGAGGGCGGTCCGGACTGGCATTACGGTTTCGAAGCCGAGCGATTGCATGACCGCGACACGGTCGCCCTGGGCAACATCGTCCTCCAGGCGCTGCACACCCCCGGGCACACCCCGGAGCACCTGTCCTTCCTCGTCACCGATGGCGCCGTCACCACCGAGCCGGGGTATCTTCTCTCGGGAGATTTCGTGTTCGCGGGAGATCTCGGTCGTCCCGATCTCCTCGACGAGGCGGCCGGTGACGTGGACACCCGTTTCGAGGGCGCCCGGCAGCTGTTCGCCTCCCTCCGGGACGTCTTCCTCACGCTTCCTGACCACGTGCAGGTCTTTCCGGGCCACGGAGCCGGATCGCCGTGTGGCAAGGCGCTCGGTGCGTTGCCGTCCACCTCCGTGGGCTATGAGCGGCTGTACTCGTGGTGGGGCAAACATCTGGCGGCCGGGGACGAGGACGGTTTCATCCACGAGCTGCTCGATGGTCAACCGGACGCCCACGCCTACTTCGCGCGCATGAAACGCCAGAACCGCCAGGGACCAGCAGTCGTGGGTCCCAGGGCGGCGCTGGTCGAACAGGACATCTCCACGGTCGCCGCCGGACTGGACAACGGAACCCTCGTGCTCGTGGACACCCGCCCGGTAGAGGCGGTCCACCGCGGGACAGTGCGGGATGCGCTGTCCCTGCCCAACCCAGGCAAGGTGGCCAGCCACGGAGCGTGGGCCTACGACCCTGAGCTGGACTCGACCCCGATCGTCCTCCTGGCCGAGGACGGCGAGCAGGCTCACCGGCTCTGGAACCACCTGGTCCGTGTTGGCATCGACCGAGTGGTGGGATACGTCAGGAGCATCGAGGGCCTACCGAGCAGCACACCCCTTCGCGTCTCCCCCGCCGACCTCGATTCCGCTGACCACGCCGTGCTGCTGGATGTACGCAGCAAGGGCGAGTATGCCGATGGGCACATCCCCGGCGCCCGGCAACTCAATGCCGGCAAGGTCCTGTGGAATCTGGATGCGCTCCCCCGCCAACGAGTCATCGTGACCTATTGCCAGACCGGCATCCGCAACTCCGTGGCGGCCTCTGCCCTGCGCCGGGCCGGCTTCACCATCGCCGAACTGGAGGGGTCATATGCCGGCTGGCAGGCCTGGAAGGCTCGGTCTCCGGAACCCTCAGGGACACCCATGCACGACGCCGGCCGCGCACCCACCGCAGAGCCCGTCGCCTGAGTCTGTTCCGACGGCCGCTTCGCTCCTAGGCTGTGGGGATGACCACCGACCTGCCGCAGGTTCCTGCGGGGCCCGCCTATGGACTCCAGCTCTGCGTTGACTGTGCACGCCCGCACGAGCTCGCGGATTGGTGGGCCGAAGCTCTCCGCTGGGAGATCGAGACCCAGGATGAGGACTTCATCCGCCGCATGGTGGCCGAGGGCCACGCCAGCGATGCCGAGACCAACACCCACCGTGGCCGGTTGGTGTGGGCCAGCGGCGCCGCCATCAATCCGCCCGTGAACGCTGAGGGAGCGGGTGATCGGCCGCGCATCCTCTTCCAGGCCGTTCCCGAATCCAAGTCCGTCAAGAACAGGGTCCACTGGGACCTGCGCGAACCCGGCGCCGATGATGAGCGCCGCGCCGGTGAACTGCTCCGCTTGGTCGACCTGGGCGCCACGCAGGTCGGCACTGGACGCCAGGGCCCGTGGACCTGGACCATTCTGCAGGACCCGGAGGGCAATGAATTCTGTCTCTAGGTGCTGAGCGCCAGGGACCGACCCAGTGCCAGTTCCCCTACCGTGCGCCCAGCGGGCTCTCAGTGCATCAAGCCAGCAGAACGGCCACGCCAACACAGGCGCACGCCCACAATTGGCTCGCGAAGGTCCCGAGGATGAACCGTTCGGCCGCGCCGGATTTGCCCAGTTCCGAATACCGGCCCAGAGCCTTGACCGCCAGAATGATCGCCAGTCCTTCGGGCCAGCCCATGATCAGCGTTGAAGCCACGGCCAATCGCTCGAGGACGCCGATCCATGCTCCGCCTCGCAAAACCGGCTGTGCGTTGATCTCCTCGTTGAAGACCTTCTCGCCCTTCGGTCCCGTCAGGATCCGTTGGTGCTCCGGGTGGGACGCGTTGAAGGACAGCCGCAGGACCGCCAGCGTGGGAGAACCGCCGCCCACCGTCGCCGCCAGTACAGCCAAAGGTCCGGAGACAGCCCACCCCGCTCCCCCGCCCGAGAGCAGCGCCACCACGGCGGCCGCGCCCAACAGGAGGATCTGGACCAGCGCGGAGCAGTACAACCAGATCTGTGGACGGCCAGGCCTTCCACGCCATCGCTCTTGGTACTGGGGCACACCGACCAGGCCGGACACCACCAGCAGGACCACTGACATCTCGGCCAAGCCTGTCATCCCTGACCTCCTGATCCACCTTCGCCATCGACCAGCCGGTCAACGCGCTCCAGCATGCCAGAGACCACGGACGCCAGACGCCTGGACTCACCCCACATTCCCGTGCGCAGCCGCGAACTCACCGCCTGCTGGGTGACACCCAACTCACGAGCAGCCTCACGTTGTGTCTTGCCGGCGTCCACCAGTCGGCCGGCATCCTGGCCTTCCTCGCTGCGCCGATGCTCAAGTTCCGCCAGCAACTGCAGGCCCGACTCGATCGCCTCCAGCAGCTCGGACACCTCATCCCCCACCGGACCGGCCACGGCCACACGGCCGGGCGAATGCTTGGCCCGCTCGACGGCGATGCGGGCGTATTCGAAGGCGGGCCCGGCACCGGCACGGGTCTCCGCAGGCAGTGGCTGGCGTACCTGACCGACCCCGATTCCCACGCTCCAATGGCCGGACCGCGCCGCCGAGAGGGCGATGCCCACCACGATCTCGGCCCGATCCACCACGCCCTGCACCTCGTCGCCCGCCGTCCGCTGGAACGGGCGGACGATGCCACGGCCGGCCTCGTTCTCCTCCTGCTCCACGAGTCCCTCGATGAGGGCGGCCACCCGATCCGGTCCCCGGCTGGAAGCACGCTGGTCCATCGTCATCACGAACATTCCACAAACCTAGTGTTTAGTAGAAGCAGACACAAGGGCAAGATCTTGTTTCAAGCGGGGCCTCTAGAGTGGAGGGATGCCCGCTTCTTCGGAGACCTCGCCCCCGGCCGATCCACGGACGACGCAGCACCCGCCCACTCGAGCCTCGCGCTGGATGTGGATTGGACTGACGCTGGACGCGGTGTTAATCGTCCTCTTTGCCGCGCAGGGGCGCACGACGCACGAGTCCGGCATGGACCTCGGCGGCCTTCTCTTCACCGCGCTCCCCTTCCTGTTGGCCTGGGCGATCGCCACCGCCGTCACACGCCCGCACCGCACCTGGGCGCAGATCTGGCCGGCCGGCGTCGTGGTGTGGCTGGTGACCGTGGCGGGCGGCCTCGCGCTGCGGGTGGCCTTCGGCGGCACGGCCGCCCTGGCGTTCCAGTGGGTGACGGCAGGCGCCCTGGCCGTGCTCCTCCTGGGCCGCCGCGCCGTCACCGCGCTTATCCTGCGATCGCGACGTCGACGCCGGTCCTAGGATGGCTTCGAGACCAGACGAACCCAACAGAAGCACCCAGGAGGAACCACGATGGTGACAGCCTTCGTCATGATCAAGACCGACCCGGACCGCATCCCGGAGTGTGCAGAGCAGTTGGCCGACCTGAACGGCGTCACGTCCGTCTACTCGGTGACGGGGAACTGGGACCTCGTGGCCATGGTCCGCCTGCGCCAGTACGACGACCTCGCTGACGTCATCGCAGACCAGATGTCCAAGGTGGAGGGCATCCGGGACACCGAGACCATGCTCGCCTTCCGCGCCTACTCACGCCATGATCTGGAAGAGGGATTCGCCCTCGGCTTCGAGAACATCGAGCAGTAGCAGCCCTCGGCCGAACGGGACGGCCCTGAAGGGCGCCCAGCGAGCCCGGCAACCCCGGTGCCTCCGCGGTGACAATGGCGACTGAGGTGACCGTGACGACCGGGATCAGGAGTGCGAGACCTGCACCCAGGAATCCAGAGCGCCCCGGGCGGCGCCGGAATCGATCGATTCCGCCGCCCGCACCATGTTCGCCTTGATCCTGTCGAAGAGATGCCCCTCCGCCGAGGTGTCGAAGGCGGTGAGGCCAGCGGCCGCGTTGAGCAGCACCGCATCGCGGACCGGGCCCACCTGGCCTGCCAAAAGGTCGCGGACGATCCCGGCGTTGTGCTGGCCATCCCCACCGGCCAAGGCCTCGACGGCCGCCAGATCGATCCCGAAGTCCTGTGGATTGAGTTCATGTTCGGTCACCACACCGTTGCGGATCTCGAAGATGGTCGACGGGCCGGACGTGGTGATCTTGTCGCGGCCATCGCTGCCGCGGAAGACGAGACCGCGCAGTCCGCGGTCAGCCAGCACACCAGCCAGCAACGGGGCCATGCGGGCACTGGCACATCCCAGCGCCTGGGCACGCACGCCCGACGGGTTGGTCAGCGGTCCGAGGTAGTTGAAGACGGTCGGCACGCCCAGCTGCTTGCGCGCCGGGGCCACGTACTTCATGGACGGATGGTACCCCTGCGCGAACAGGAAGGTGATTCCAGCCGTCGTGGCACACTCAAGCACCTTGTCCACTGACATGGACAGGTCCACCCCGAGGGCCTCGATCACGTCGGCCGCGCCGGCCGTGGAGGACGCGCCACGGTTGCCGTGCTTGACGACGGTCGCACCCGCACCCACGGCCACCAATGAGGACATGGTGGAGATGTTGACCGTTCCGAGCTTGTCCCCGCCGGTGCCGACGATGTCCAGGGTCTCCCCCGGGACCTCAAGATGCACCGCGTTGTCCAGCATGACCTGGGTCAGGCCCAGCAGTTCCCCGACAGTCTCCCCCTTGGCGGCGAGGGCCACCAGGAACCCGGCGATCTGCGCGTCCGTGGCGTTGCCGGACATGATCTCCCGCATCGCCCACATGGCCTCGTCGGTGGTGAGGTCCTGGCGGGACACCAACCGACCGAAGACGAAAGGCCAGGACAGGGATGCAGTCGACGAAGTACTCACGCGATTCATGCTATCCCCGCACCGGCAGGCCCCCGAAGCGTGAGACCGTCTGTTGCAGACGACGTGGTGCGGGTCATACTCTCAGTCTCGGGCGACCAGCATGGAGACCGAAGTCGAGTAGGTGCAGTCAATTCTCCCGTCCCTCTTCCCAGACGGGCTGCATTAGGACATACTCATGACTCGTAACCTCATGGCCAGCCCGGTCGGAAACATCGACTGACCTGCAATCCTGCGAGATTGCTGGACATTCCTGGCCAACTGGGTGGGAAATCGGTCAACACGGGAAGAACGTGAAACGCCGAAACGTTCGTCGCATTGGAGCCATTGGGTGTTTTAGGGCCATAATGGCTGGGTGACGACTGCAACCCATGCCCTCCCCCGGCCCGCAACAGGGCTCCCCAGCCGACCCAATATGGTGCAAGTGGGCACCATGGTCTGGCTTTCCAGCGAGCTGATGTTCTTCGGCGGCCTCTTCGCCATGTACTTCACTTTGAAGTCCACCTCCCCTGAATTGTGGGCCGAGAGCACCGCGACGCTGAATGTTCCCCTCGCGTTCGTGAACACCCTGATCCTCGTGGCCAGCTCCTTCACGGCCCAGGCCGGCGTGTTCGCTGCCGAGCGCCTCCAGCCGCGCCGCACCGGAGGCCTGCTCGCCCTCAAGAGCTGGGGCATGGTCGAGTGGTTCATCCTCACCTTCATCATGGGCGCGATCTTCGTCTCCGTGCAGTGCTACGAGTACGCGGTGCTCGTCTCCCACGGCATCACGATCGACGCCAATGCCTATGGTTCCGCCTTCTACATCACGACGGGCTTCCACGCCATCCACGTGACCGGCGGACTCATCGCCTTCCTCTTCATCATCGGACGCGCCTACCTGGCCAAGCGCTTCGGTCACCACGAGGCCACCTCGGCCATCGTCGTCTCCTACTACTGGCACTTCGTCGATGTCGTCTGGATCGCCCTCTTCGCCATCGTCTACTTCCTGAAATAGGCGCAGCCGTCCTCCCGGCACACCCGCACCACACCGAGGTAGACCGGATTCGGAACGTCACCCTCCTCCGGTCACAAAAGAAACGTTAGGAACCAACCGTGAAGGCACTTTCACAGAAACGGCGCCACCCCATCGCCGGGCTCGCGCTGCTGCTTCTGGGACTTCTCATCACCGGCGGCCTGTACTCCGTCGCCAGCACCATGAACCAGGCACAGGCCTCCAACACCGGTTCTAGCTACAGCGCAGAGGACATCACCGAGGGCGAGAAGCTGTTCAACGCCAACTGTGCCACCTGCCACGGCGTCGAAGCCGTCGGCACCGAGGACGGACCGACCCTGGTCGGAGTCGGCGCCGCCTCCGTCAACTTCCAGGTCGGCACCGGACGCATGCCGATGCAGATGCAGGGACCTCAGGCCCAGGCCAAGCCGAATCAGTTCAGTGAAGAACAGACCGCTCAACTGGCCGCCTACGTCGCCTCCCTCGGTGCCGGTCCGGCCATCCCGGACGAGCAGTACCTGGACACGGATCACGAAGACGTGGACCTGGGCAACGGCGGCACGCTGTTCCGCGTGAACTGCGCCATGTGCCACAACGCCGCTGCTGCCGGCGGTGCCCTCACGCGCGGCAAGTTCGCCCCCGAGTTGGCCGGCGTCTCCGAGCAGCACATCTACGAGGCCATGATCACCGGCCCGCAGAACATGCCCGTCTTCAGTGACGCCAACATCAAGCCGGAGGACAAGCGGGACATCATCGCCTTCCTCAAGCAGATCGAGAGCCAGGGCTCCCCGGGCGGCGCCTCCCTCGGCTCGCTGGGTCCGGTGTCCGAAGGCCTCCTGGTCTGGACCGGAGGACTGGCAGTCCTCATCGGCTTCATGGTCTGGCTGACCACGCGGTCCTCCTGACCTGACGGCGCCGTGGGGGCGCCGGCCACACACAACGTCACATCACTCAAGCAAAGGATTCAGATCTATGTCTGAGCAAAGCCACGGAGGCCCGGACCACACGGGCGCCGTTGAGCACGCCGGTGTGGAGGAGTCGGGCAAGTACGCCATCGACAACCCCGGCCTCCCGCCGCACCGGCCGCGACTGGCAGACGAGGACCCGAGGGCCGCCAAGCGCGCGGAGCGCCAGGTCGCCTTCCTGTTCGGCATCTCCATCGTGGGCACCCTCCTGTTCTTCGTGGGCTACTTCGTGGTCGGCCAGATCGGCCCTGACACGACGATCGCCACGGTCCGTCTCCAGAACATGCTCCTCGGACTCGGCACTGCCTTCGCCATGCTGGGCATCGGCGTCGGTATCGTTCACTGGGCCAAGACTCTGATGCCGGACCACGAGACCACCGAGCTGCGTCACGAGGTCCGCACCGAAGCCGATCGCCAGATTGCCGTCGGCATGATCGAGGACATCGTTGACGAGACCCAGGTGAAGCGCCGCCCCCTGCTGCGCAACACCCTCATCGGCGCCGGCGTCCTCGCCGTCCTGCCCGCGATCGCCATCTTCCGTGACCTCGATGACACAGACAACCGCAGCGAACTGGCTGCCGAGAACTTCGGCCCGGAGCGCCTGCGGCACACCATGTGGGCACCCGACGTCCGTCTGGTGCGCGACCCCACCGGGACCCCGATCAAGGCCTCCGACGTCACCATCGGCTCCGCCTTCCACGTGATCCCGGAAGGCCTCAACGAGCTCGACCCGCACGAGATGCTCAACCAGAAGGCCAAGGCCGTCGTGCTGCTCATGCGCATGAACCCCGAGGACATGTACGTCTCCCCCGAGCGTGAGGACTGGAATGTCGACGGCATCGTCGCGTACTCCAAGGTCTGCACGCACGTCGGCTGCCCCGTCGCGTTGTACGAACAGCACACCCATCACCTGCTGTGCCCCTGCCACCAGTCGACCTTCGACCTGGCGCGGGAGTGCAAGGTGATCTTCGGCCCGGCCGGCCACGCGCTGCCGCAGCTGCCGATCAGAGTTAATGAAGAGGGCTTCCTGGTCGCTCAGAGCGATTTCCATGAGCCCGTTGGACCGGCATATTGGGAGCGTGGCTGATACTCATGAGCACCTCAACCACCACCGAGTACCAGGCCTCGACCCCCACGGGGAAGATCGCGAACTTCATGGACACCCGTGCCGGACTGTCCCCCATGGTCAAGGAGTTCGGCCGCAAGATCTTCCCGGACCACTGGTCCTTCATGTTCGGCGAAGTCGCCCTCTACACTTTCATCATCCTGTTGATGTCGGGCACCTTCTTGACGCTCTTCTTCGACCCCTCCATGGCTCACACCACGTATGAGGGCTCCTACAAGCCGCTCTACGGCGTGGAGATGTCCGTGGCCTATGCCTCGGCACTGGACATCTCGTTCGACATCCGCGGCGGCCTCTTCATGCGCCAGGTCCACCACTGGGCGGCTCTGCTGTTCGTGGCGGCCATGTCGGTGCACATGCTCCGCGTGTTCTTCACCGGTGCCTTCCGTCGCCCACGCGAGCTGAACTGGGTCGTCGGCTGCACACTGCTCATCCTGGGCCTGGCCGCCGGCTTTACCGGCTACTCCCTTCCCGATGAGATGCTCTCCGGCAACGGCCTGCGCATCATCGACGGCGTCGTGAAGGCCATCCCCCTCATCGGCACCTACATCTCGTTCTTCCTCTTCGGCGGCGAGTTCCCCGGTGACGACATCATCGGGCGTCTGTACATCCTGCACGTGCTCGTGGTGCCGGCTCTGATCCTGCTGATGATCGTCATCCACCTGTTCATGGTTGTGGTGCACAAGCACACTCAGTACCCCGGCCCGGGCCGCACGGAGAACAACGTGGTCGGCTACCCGGTCGGCCCGGTATACGCGGCCAAGGCCGGTGGCTTCTTCTTCATCGTGTTCGGTGTGGTGGCCCTGCTCGGTGGCTTCTTCACCATCAACGCGATCTGGAACTACGGCCCCTACGATCCCTCGCCCGTCCAGGCAGGTACCCAGCCGGACTGGTACATCGGCTTCGTTGACGGCGCGCTGCGCCTGATGCCGGGCTGGCTGGGAGAGTTCTCGTTCAAGTGGGACATTCCCTTCCCGTGGGGTACCAATACCCTCGCGCTGGGCGTCTTGCTGCCGGCCCTGGTTCCTGCAGGCATCCTCTTCTCCGTCATGTTCGGTTGGCCGTGGATCGAACGGTGGATCACCAAGGACAACCGCGAGCACCACATCCTGGACCGTCCGCGCAATGCTCCGACCCGCACCGGCGTCGGTGTGGCCGGCATCATCTGGTACTGCGTCATGTGGGCTGCGGCCTCTTCTGACCTGATCGCCACGCACTTCTCCGTCTCACTGAACGACGTGACGTATTGGTTGCGCGCGCTCTTCGTATTCGGTCCGTTCATCGGCTTCATTATCACGAAGCGCGTGTGCCTGGCCCTGCAGCGCAAGGATCGTGAGATCGTGTTGCATGGTCGCGAGGCCGGTGTCATCGAGATGACGCCGGAGGGAGAATTCCGTGAGCGCCATGAGCGCCTGGACGACTTCCGCCTCTACAAGCTCGTCAGCTTCGAGAACAAGAAGCCCATTCCGGCTCAGCCTGGCCGTGACGGAAAGATCAAGGCCGCGGAGAAGCAGCGGGCCAAGTTCAACCGCTGGTTCTACGAGGAGCGCGTTGAGCCGGTGACCCGTGAGGAGCTGGCCGAGGCCAAGTCCCATGACCACTCGGACGTTCCGAGTGCCGTGGAAGGCCAGAGCGGCCAGTCGTCCATCGGTCACTAACCGAAGATCTTCACAGCAGAAGGGCCCCACTACGGTGGGGCCCTTCTGCTGTTCCAGAGTGCATCCGCGTCATCGTGACAACGTCCTTCGGTAGCACTCTCGGTACTTCTCGGTGGCCTCTGGTCACCACTGGAACGCTGTTCTGGCGAGTGGAGCTCAGCCATGATCACCAAGCACAGGGACGTGGAAATCGTCCTCGAGGTCCATGTGGGCACGGGCCAACACCACGCCCGCCCACGGAGGCCAACCTGCGCGCCCAGTACGCCTCGATCGTCGAGCTTGAGGCCGCCTGTGAGGCGTTCACGGCCAAGCCAAGGTCAACACCCGCCGGCACCGGGAGACCGCCAGGGTGCCAGCGGAGGCACTGGCTGAGGAGCGGGCTCGGTTGCACGTGCTGCCGGCCGCCCCGCACACCATGGCGCTGGGCACGACACGGATCGTGAACACCGACCAGACCATCCGCTTCGGCTCGGTGCGGTATTCCACCCCGCCAGGACTCGTGGGATCAGAAGTGTGGGTGCGGGCGGCTGGCTCCGAGCTGGTGGGCGCGGCCGATCTCGACGCCCTGCCGGTGGCCCCGGCGTGGGCCGGAGACCGACGGGGACTCACCGGGGTCGCCCGCCACCGGCTGGCGACCCCGGGCAATCCGAGGATCGATTTGTGCCACTATCCCAACCACCCGCAGGACCCCGACGGGGCACCCCGGCCGCCACGGCCGGCCGATTCGCCGAAGACGACCTCGCCGCCATCGTGGACCACCAGGCCACCGGGGCCAGCCCGCAGAGCTCGTCGCCGCAGAGACCCATTCCGCGCAGCCTGGCACCGGCGCCTGGGCCGGCTTCACCACGACCAGCAAGGAACCCACCACGTGAACTCAACCATCACAACCTCCACTGCCTCGGCGGTGAGGCCGTCCCCGCCATTGCCCGAGGAACTCACCGAGGTCCTCAAGCGGGTGCGGCTGCCCCACCTGCGGGCCGTAGCTCCGGACGTGCTGGCCACCGCCACAGCCCAGCGGTGGGACCCCACCGAGGTGCTGCGCGTGCTGTTAGCCGAGGAGATCCGCGGCCGGGACGAGGCCCCCAAGGCCGCCCGCCGTAAGGCCGCCGCGCTGCCGTCCGGCAAACGTTCGACTCGTGGCGCGAGGCTGACTCCTCGATCCCGGCACAGACCCAGTCCGCACTGGCCACCTTGGAATGGGTCCACCGCATCAACCGAGCCGAACTCGACCTCGTTGACGACATCGGCATGCTGCCCACCGGGCAGGCCGCCGCCGAAGCGTTCTACCGACTCGTCGAGGCCACCGCCGGACGAGGAGTCAAACCCCTGA of Citricoccus sp. K5 contains these proteins:
- the trpD gene encoding anthranilate phosphoribosyltransferase, which gives rise to MNRVSTSSTASLSWPFVFGRLVSRQDLTTDEAMWAMREIMSGNATDAQIAGFLVALAAKGETVGELLGLTQVMLDNAVHLEVPGETLDIVGTGGDKLGTVNISTMSSLVAVGAGATVVKHGNRGASSTAGAADVIEALGVDLSMSVDKVLECATTAGITFLFAQGYHPSMKYVAPARKQLGVPTVFNYLGPLTNPSGVRAQALGCASARMAPLLAGVLADRGLRGLVFRGSDGRDKITTSGPSTIFEIRNGVVTEHELNPQDFGIDLAAVEALAGGDGQHNAGIVRDLLAGQVGPVRDAVLLNAAAGLTAFDTSAEGHLFDRIKANMVRAAESIDSGAARGALDSWVQVSHS
- a CDS encoding heme-copper oxidase subunit III, with translation MVQVGTMVWLSSELMFFGGLFAMYFTLKSTSPELWAESTATLNVPLAFVNTLILVASSFTAQAGVFAAERLQPRRTGGLLALKSWGMVEWFILTFIMGAIFVSVQCYEYAVLVSHGITIDANAYGSAFYITTGFHAIHVTGGLIAFLFIIGRAYLAKRFGHHEATSAIVVSYYWHFVDVVWIALFAIVYFLK
- a CDS encoding cytochrome c; amino-acid sequence: MKALSQKRRHPIAGLALLLLGLLITGGLYSVASTMNQAQASNTGSSYSAEDITEGEKLFNANCATCHGVEAVGTEDGPTLVGVGAASVNFQVGTGRMPMQMQGPQAQAKPNQFSEEQTAQLAAYVASLGAGPAIPDEQYLDTDHEDVDLGNGGTLFRVNCAMCHNAAAAGGALTRGKFAPELAGVSEQHIYEAMITGPQNMPVFSDANIKPEDKRDIIAFLKQIESQGSPGGASLGSLGPVSEGLLVWTGGLAVLIGFMVWLTTRSS
- a CDS encoding ubiquinol-cytochrome c reductase iron-sulfur subunit, with amino-acid sequence MSEQSHGGPDHTGAVEHAGVEESGKYAIDNPGLPPHRPRLADEDPRAAKRAERQVAFLFGISIVGTLLFFVGYFVVGQIGPDTTIATVRLQNMLLGLGTAFAMLGIGVGIVHWAKTLMPDHETTELRHEVRTEADRQIAVGMIEDIVDETQVKRRPLLRNTLIGAGVLAVLPAIAIFRDLDDTDNRSELAAENFGPERLRHTMWAPDVRLVRDPTGTPIKASDVTIGSAFHVIPEGLNELDPHEMLNQKAKAVVLLMRMNPEDMYVSPEREDWNVDGIVAYSKVCTHVGCPVALYEQHTHHLLCPCHQSTFDLARECKVIFGPAGHALPQLPIRVNEEGFLVAQSDFHEPVGPAYWERG
- a CDS encoding ubiquinol-cytochrome c reductase cytochrome b subunit → MSTSTTTEYQASTPTGKIANFMDTRAGLSPMVKEFGRKIFPDHWSFMFGEVALYTFIILLMSGTFLTLFFDPSMAHTTYEGSYKPLYGVEMSVAYASALDISFDIRGGLFMRQVHHWAALLFVAAMSVHMLRVFFTGAFRRPRELNWVVGCTLLILGLAAGFTGYSLPDEMLSGNGLRIIDGVVKAIPLIGTYISFFLFGGEFPGDDIIGRLYILHVLVVPALILLMIVIHLFMVVVHKHTQYPGPGRTENNVVGYPVGPVYAAKAGGFFFIVFGVVALLGGFFTINAIWNYGPYDPSPVQAGTQPDWYIGFVDGALRLMPGWLGEFSFKWDIPFPWGTNTLALGVLLPALVPAGILFSVMFGWPWIERWITKDNREHHILDRPRNAPTRTGVGVAGIIWYCVMWAAASSDLIATHFSVSLNDVTYWLRALFVFGPFIGFIITKRVCLALQRKDREIVLHGREAGVIEMTPEGEFRERHERLDDFRLYKLVSFENKKPIPAQPGRDGKIKAAEKQRAKFNRWFYEERVEPVTREELAEAKSHDHSDVPSAVEGQSGQSSIGH